In Providencia zhijiangensis, a single window of DNA contains:
- a CDS encoding fumarylacetoacetate hydrolase family protein — protein MKHAKIRYQGTEYSVTVGDDEAIKLPNGNVIAGDSADVEWLPPAQGTLFALGLNYADHATELEFKPPEEPLIFIKAENSLTGHRQVSVRPDNVEYMHYESELVVIIGKAAHKVSQEDAMDYVAGYTVCNDYAIRDYLENYYRPNLRVKSRDTLTPIGPWMVDKSDIKDPHNLALYTYVNGELRQKGTTADLIFNIPFLIAYLSDFMTLQPGDMIATGTPKGLSDVVPGDEVIVEVEGVGRLINTIISEKEYEERV, from the coding sequence ATGAAACACGCAAAAATTCGTTATCAAGGCACTGAATATTCCGTCACTGTCGGTGACGACGAAGCCATCAAGCTGCCAAACGGCAACGTAATTGCTGGCGATAGCGCTGATGTTGAATGGCTACCACCTGCACAAGGTACTTTATTCGCGTTAGGTCTGAACTATGCCGACCACGCCACTGAATTAGAATTTAAGCCACCTGAAGAGCCACTGATTTTTATCAAAGCAGAAAACAGCTTAACAGGTCACCGCCAAGTGTCCGTTCGCCCAGACAATGTTGAATACATGCACTATGAGTCTGAGCTGGTCGTGATTATTGGCAAAGCGGCGCACAAAGTTTCTCAAGAAGATGCCATGGATTACGTCGCAGGCTACACCGTATGTAACGACTACGCGATCCGTGACTATTTAGAGAATTACTACCGTCCAAACCTGCGCGTAAAAAGCCGCGATACGTTGACGCCAATCGGCCCATGGATGGTAGACAAGTCAGATATTAAAGATCCACACAACCTCGCACTGTACACCTACGTTAATGGTGAATTGCGTCAAAAAGGCACCACCGCGGATCTGATTTTTAATATCCCATTTTTAATTGCCTACCTGAGTGACTTTATGACACTGCAACCAGGCGACATGATCGCAACGGGCACGCCAAAAGGGCTGTCCGATGTGGTTCCGGGTGATGAGGTGATCGTTGAAGTTGAAGGTGTGGGCAGGCTGATCAATACCATTATCAGCGAAAAAGAGTATGAGGAGCGAGTGTGA
- a CDS encoding fumarylacetoacetate hydrolase family protein, giving the protein MKGTVFAVALNHQSQLDHWLEAFQQAPYKTPPKTPVWFIKPRNTRINSGDNILHPAGEEVQSGATLALVIGKDARKVSAQNALEFIAGFALANEVSLPEDTFYRPAIKAKCRDTFCPIGELVKTSLSSPVEIVTLINGQEADKWSTKDLVRSASELVAALSDFATLKQGDVILLGTPHKRVTIKPGDHVEIQAAGFPSLKNSVVAAGGQ; this is encoded by the coding sequence ATGAAAGGCACTGTTTTTGCCGTTGCCCTCAACCATCAAAGCCAGCTTGATCATTGGCTCGAGGCGTTCCAGCAAGCCCCTTATAAAACCCCACCGAAAACACCTGTGTGGTTTATTAAGCCGCGTAATACACGCATTAATTCCGGGGATAACATCCTGCATCCTGCTGGCGAAGAAGTGCAAAGTGGCGCAACGCTGGCGTTAGTGATTGGTAAAGATGCACGCAAAGTTAGCGCTCAGAATGCGCTGGAATTTATTGCTGGTTTTGCGCTGGCGAATGAAGTTAGCCTGCCAGAAGACACCTTCTACCGCCCTGCGATTAAAGCAAAATGCCGTGATACTTTCTGCCCAATCGGCGAGTTAGTGAAAACGTCATTATCTTCACCAGTTGAGATCGTGACACTGATTAACGGCCAAGAAGCTGACAAATGGTCAACCAAGGATCTCGTTCGTAGCGCAAGCGAATTAGTGGCTGCACTGAGCGACTTTGCAACCCTAAAACAAGGGGACGTGATTTTACTGGGTACTCCTCATAAACGCGTCACCATCAAACCGGGTGATCACGTTGAGATCCAAGCAGCTGGCTTCCCAAGCCTCAAGAACAGCGTTGTTGCGGCAGGAGGACAATAA
- a CDS encoding ShlB/FhaC/HecB family hemolysin secretion/activation protein: protein MTIHQIFWRLIYLSLFIISPYGYAGNQFLSSSQESIQFEQKQRLELELNQRNQLEKQSAIIVDNAFLKPTQDETCFSINEIQFVGATQLSATTQTQLTSTYLNRCLTLSEIYGLTKQVTNYYIEQGFITSQAIIPEQDLSSHQLILQVIEGKIEVIEIENSPKRLAHQIFPHQQGKILNLRDIEQGLEQLNRLSSAKYTIDIQPGTQNGDSRIIIHKQGKKWPTTSQLNLDNSGMKATGKQLLTGSLTVDSPLGFGEQWSFSASTDTDFSCSHHSRYTVAAINVPYGYWSYRYQFYRNSTLQPFKTLGQQYRYEGKNTNQQFDVSRLIYRDGKQRLTLQGSLKHKKANTQLASQTLSISSPTLTSLSFTPQYSTTLGQGYATFNPAAEWGISAFGTSPDTLAKDSPRSHYRKFSLSSSYQYFFPNGLIYLTSFYGQYSPDNLYGIERISIGGQYSVRGYHEQALSGNRGGYWRNEINKDIANTAIGQLRFIGALDYGFISSDKYHVEHDTLAGGAVGLSFTGDSLFYSQFFLSKPLHYPSQLKPDNWSAYWSVSFSL from the coding sequence ATGACTATTCATCAAATTTTTTGGCGTTTAATATACTTATCGTTATTCATCATCTCTCCTTATGGTTATGCAGGAAACCAATTTCTGAGCTCATCACAGGAGAGCATTCAGTTTGAACAAAAGCAACGGTTAGAGTTGGAGCTGAACCAGCGTAATCAATTGGAAAAACAGAGCGCTATCATTGTGGATAATGCTTTTTTAAAACCGACTCAAGATGAAACCTGTTTTTCTATCAACGAGATCCAATTTGTCGGCGCTACACAGCTTAGTGCCACAACTCAGACGCAATTAACATCAACTTATCTCAATCGTTGTCTTACACTTAGCGAAATATATGGGCTTACCAAGCAGGTCACTAACTATTACATTGAGCAAGGGTTTATTACCTCCCAAGCAATCATCCCAGAACAAGACTTATCTTCACATCAATTAATATTGCAAGTGATTGAAGGGAAAATTGAAGTTATCGAGATAGAAAATTCCCCTAAGCGTTTAGCTCATCAGATCTTTCCTCATCAACAAGGCAAAATATTAAATTTACGGGATATTGAACAAGGGTTGGAGCAACTCAATCGATTATCGTCAGCCAAATACACTATCGATATTCAGCCAGGCACCCAAAATGGCGACTCTCGGATTATTATTCATAAGCAAGGAAAAAAATGGCCCACTACGAGCCAACTGAACCTTGATAACTCAGGCATGAAAGCAACAGGAAAACAGCTGCTTACTGGAAGCTTGACGGTGGACTCCCCTTTAGGGTTTGGTGAACAGTGGTCATTCAGTGCCAGTACCGATACAGATTTCAGTTGTTCTCATCACAGTCGCTACACGGTTGCTGCAATCAACGTTCCTTATGGCTATTGGTCTTACCGCTATCAATTTTACCGTAACAGCACGCTACAACCGTTTAAGACGTTAGGTCAGCAATACCGTTATGAAGGCAAAAATACCAACCAACAATTTGATGTCAGCCGCTTAATTTATCGTGATGGTAAGCAGCGTTTAACCTTACAAGGCAGTTTAAAACATAAAAAAGCCAATACTCAGTTGGCTTCCCAAACGTTGAGTATCAGTAGCCCAACGCTAACCTCCCTCTCATTTACTCCGCAGTACAGCACCACACTCGGGCAAGGCTATGCCACGTTTAACCCTGCCGCTGAATGGGGAATATCTGCCTTTGGCACATCACCGGATACCCTCGCGAAAGACTCGCCACGCAGCCATTACCGCAAATTCAGTTTAAGCAGCAGTTATCAGTATTTTTTCCCCAATGGTTTGATCTATTTAACCTCATTTTACGGTCAATATTCCCCCGATAACTTATACGGCATTGAACGCATCAGCATTGGCGGGCAGTACTCTGTTCGTGGCTACCATGAGCAGGCTTTAAGTGGTAATCGAGGCGGGTATTGGCGTAATGAAATTAACAAAGACATCGCCAATACGGCAATTGGGCAACTGCGTTTTATCGGTGCATTAGATTACGGGTTTATTAGCTCAGATAAATACCACGTTGAACATGACACCCTAGCGGGGGGAGCCGTTGGTCTCTCTTTTACCGGTGATAGCCTGTTTTATTCTCAGTTTTTCCTCAGTAAGCCTTTGCATTATCCCTCACAACTTAAACCAGACAATTGGTCGGCCTACTGGTCAGTCTCATTCTCTCTGTAG
- a CDS encoding IS3 family transposase (programmed frameshift), whose amino-acid sequence MKKRNFSAEFRRESAQLVVDQNYTVADAAKAMNVGLSTLTRWVKQLRDERAGKTPKASPITPEQIEIRELKKKIQRIEMENEIFKKGYRALDVRLPEQVSVIGKLRAHYPVATLCCVFGVHRSSYRYRENRPDNPDGRRAVLRSQVQELHGLSHGSAGARSIAVMATHRGFRMGRWLAGRLMKEMGLVSCQQPVHRYKRGGHEHIAIPNHLERQFAVTEPNQVWCGDVTYIWTGKRWAYLAVVLDLFARKPVGWAMSFSPDSKLTTKALKMAWEIRNKPSGLMFHSDQGSHYTSRQFRQLLWRYRIKQSMSRRGNCWDNSPMERFFRSLKNEWVPVTGYISFSEAAHAITDYIVGYYSEVRPHEYNGGLPPNESENQYRKNSKTVANFS is encoded by the exons ATGAAAAAACGAAATTTCAGTGCAGAATTCAGACGTGAATCAGCCCAGCTGGTTGTGGATCAGAACTATACAGTTGCAGATGCCGCGAAAGCCATGAATGTCGGGCTTTCCACCTTGACGCGGTGGGTAAAGCAATTACGGGACGAACGGGCAGGCAAAACACCGAAAGCATCCCCTATCACGCCGGAACAAATTGAGATACGTGAGCTGAAGAAAAAAATTCAACGTATTGAAATGGAAAACGAAATAT TTAAAAAAGGCTACCGCGCTCTTGATGTCAGACTCCCTGAACAGGTCTCGGTGATCGGGAAACTCAGAGCGCATTATCCTGTGGCCACTCTTTGCTGCGTGTTCGGAGTTCACCGCAGCAGCTATAGATACCGGGAAAACCGGCCTGACAATCCGGACGGCAGGAGAGCCGTATTACGTAGTCAGGTTCAGGAGCTGCACGGCCTCAGTCATGGCTCAGCAGGTGCAAGAAGTATCGCTGTAATGGCAACACACAGGGGCTTCCGGATGGGACGATGGCTTGCCGGACGGCTAATGAAGGAGATGGGGCTGGTGAGCTGTCAGCAGCCTGTTCACCGGTATAAACGTGGCGGTCATGAACACATTGCTATCCCGAACCACCTTGAGCGACAGTTCGCAGTGACAGAGCCCAATCAGGTATGGTGCGGCGACGTAACGTATATCTGGACCGGTAAACGCTGGGCATACCTGGCCGTTGTACTCGACCTGTTCGCAAGGAAACCCGTGGGCTGGGCAATGTCATTTTCTCCGGACAGCAAACTGACAACCAAAGCGCTGAAAATGGCATGGGAAATACGAAATAAGCCATCCGGGCTCATGTTCCACAGTGATCAGGGTAGCCACTATACAAGCAGGCAGTTCCGACAGTTACTGTGGCGATACCGGATAAAACAAAGTATGAGTAGGCGTGGTAACTGCTGGGATAACAGCCCGATGGAGCGCTTCTTCAGAAGTCTGAAAAATGAGTGGGTGCCGGTGACCGGCTACATCAGCTTCAGTGAAGCAGCCCATGCAATAACGGATTATATCGTCGGGTATTACAGCGAAGTCAGGCCGCATGAATATAACGGTGGATTACCACCAAACGAATCAGAAAACCAATACCGGAAAAACTCTAAAACCGTGGCCAATTTTAGTTGA
- a CDS encoding BCCT family transporter: MSQNVTENKKVRTKISPPVFYSSAIIILLIVGFAALMPEMAESHLSHLQKNLFNNASWFYILAVAIILLSVTYLGLSRYGQIKLGPDHAQPNFSYVSWFAMLFSAGMGIGLMFFGVAEPVMHYLNPPVGDPQTVEAAKEAMRLTFFHWGLHAWAIYAIVALILAFFSYRHGLPLTLRSALYPIIGDRIYGPLGHAVDVFAVVGTVFGVATSLGFGVLQVNAGMNHLFGLPVNETVQVGLIITFTALATLSVVSGLDKGIRILSELNLGLAFLLLLLIVILGPTVLLLKSFVENTGGYLSEIVSKTFNLYAYEPKSSDWLGGWTLLYWGWWLSWSPFVGMFIARISRGRTIREFVTGVLFVPAGFTLMWMTFFGNTAIDLIKNQGATRLAETVQSDVSLALFEFLTYFPFSTVLSFFAMLMVVVFFVTSADSGAMVVDTLASGGDSNTPVWQRIFWAGLMGVVAITMLLAGGLQALQTLTIASALPFAIVLLISIYGLFKALRVDAYKRDSQQLATIAPTASRNPIPWQRRLRNIVYFPKRAHVKRFMEESVKPSMEMVSEELAKQGTVCHIHTDKDDRIGFEVDLGEDMNFLYEVRLRYYIQPAFALAGMGTENDEERSEEQKYYRAEIHLKEGGQDYDVMGWAKEQIIHDILDQYEKHIHFLHLLGK, translated from the coding sequence ATGAGTCAAAACGTGACTGAAAACAAAAAAGTACGCACCAAAATCAGCCCTCCTGTGTTTTACAGTTCGGCTATCATTATTCTGCTTATCGTCGGTTTTGCCGCCTTAATGCCTGAAATGGCAGAATCTCATCTAAGTCATCTTCAAAAGAACCTATTTAACAACGCCAGTTGGTTCTACATTCTCGCTGTAGCCATCATTTTGTTGAGTGTGACTTATCTGGGACTCTCGCGTTATGGACAGATAAAATTAGGTCCTGATCACGCACAACCCAACTTCAGCTATGTCTCTTGGTTTGCTATGTTGTTCTCAGCGGGTATGGGTATCGGCTTGATGTTCTTCGGCGTTGCCGAGCCTGTCATGCACTATCTCAACCCACCAGTGGGGGATCCGCAAACCGTAGAAGCCGCCAAAGAAGCCATGCGCCTGACGTTCTTCCATTGGGGATTACACGCTTGGGCTATCTACGCCATTGTCGCTTTGATTCTGGCCTTTTTCAGCTATCGCCACGGTTTACCACTCACTCTGCGTTCCGCCCTATACCCCATTATTGGTGACCGAATTTATGGTCCTTTAGGTCATGCAGTGGATGTGTTTGCGGTGGTTGGTACCGTGTTTGGTGTCGCAACCTCTCTTGGCTTTGGGGTGCTGCAAGTTAATGCCGGAATGAACCATCTGTTCGGTTTACCGGTGAATGAGACCGTGCAAGTCGGTTTGATTATCACCTTCACGGCTCTTGCGACCTTATCCGTCGTCTCTGGGTTAGATAAAGGGATCCGCATTCTATCTGAGCTGAACCTTGGTCTCGCCTTCCTGCTCTTACTGTTGATAGTGATCTTAGGCCCGACGGTCTTACTGTTAAAATCCTTTGTGGAAAACACGGGGGGATATCTCTCTGAAATTGTCAGCAAAACGTTTAATTTGTATGCCTACGAACCGAAGTCCAGTGATTGGTTAGGGGGCTGGACGCTGCTGTATTGGGGTTGGTGGTTATCATGGTCGCCGTTTGTTGGAATGTTTATCGCCCGAATTTCTCGCGGCCGTACCATTCGTGAGTTTGTCACTGGCGTGCTGTTTGTTCCTGCGGGCTTTACCCTGATGTGGATGACGTTCTTTGGTAATACCGCCATTGATTTAATCAAAAACCAAGGAGCAACCCGACTGGCGGAAACCGTGCAGTCTGATGTCTCTCTCGCGCTATTCGAATTTTTGACCTACTTCCCGTTTTCTACGGTGTTATCGTTCTTCGCCATGCTGATGGTGGTAGTGTTCTTTGTCACCTCTGCGGACTCTGGTGCCATGGTGGTCGATACCCTCGCCTCTGGCGGTGATTCAAATACCCCAGTTTGGCAACGTATTTTCTGGGCAGGATTAATGGGCGTTGTCGCTATCACGATGTTACTTGCAGGTGGTCTACAAGCACTGCAAACCTTAACCATCGCTAGCGCGTTGCCATTTGCTATCGTTCTGCTTATCTCTATTTATGGGCTATTTAAAGCGTTGCGAGTGGATGCCTATAAACGAGATAGCCAGCAATTAGCCACCATTGCACCTACCGCTAGTCGTAATCCAATTCCATGGCAGCGCCGTTTACGTAATATTGTCTATTTCCCGAAACGTGCCCATGTAAAACGCTTTATGGAAGAGTCAGTGAAGCCATCCATGGAGATGGTTTCTGAGGAGCTCGCCAAGCAAGGGACGGTTTGCCATATCCATACCGATAAAGACGATAGGATCGGATTTGAGGTGGATTTAGGCGAAGATATGAACTTTTTATACGAAGTTCGCCTACGTTACTATATTCAGCCGGCCTTTGCCCTTGCTGGTATGGGAACAGAAAATGATGAAGAGCGCAGTGAAGAGCAAAAATACTATCGCGCGGAAATTCACTTAAAAGAAGGTGGGCAGGATTATGATGTGATGGGCTGGGCGAAAGAGCAGATCATTCATGACATCCTCGACCAGTATGAAAAGCATATTCACTTTTTACATTTACTGGGTAAGTAG
- the hpaE gene encoding 5-carboxymethyl-2-hydroxymuconate semialdehyde dehydrogenase, with product MTKINHWINGKNVESKEYFETTNPATGEVLAEVASGGQDEINQAVAAAKEAFPKWANTPMKERARLMRRLGELIDENVPQIAEMETNDTGLPIHQTKNVLIPRASHNFEFFAEICQQMNGRTYPVDDKMMNYTLIQPVGVCGLISPWNVPFMTATWKTAPCLALGNTAVLKMSELSPLSANRLGELALEAGIPAGVLNVVQGYGATAGDALVKHHDVRAVSFTGGTATGRAIMQNAGLKKYSMELGGKSPVLIFEDADIERAMDAALFTIFSINGERCTAGSRIFIQESIYPEFVKRFAERANRLIVGDPTDPKTQVGALISQQHWNKVSGYIRIGMEEGATLLAGGPDKPTDLPAHLKNGHFLRPTVLADVDNRMRVAQEEIFGPVACLIPFKTEKDGLRMANDVEYGLASYIWTQDVSKILRLSRNIEAGMVFVNTQNVRDLRQPFGGVKASGVGREGGEYSFEVFAEMKNVCISYGDHNIPRWGV from the coding sequence ATGACTAAGATTAACCATTGGATCAACGGTAAAAACGTTGAAAGCAAAGAGTATTTCGAAACCACTAACCCAGCAACGGGTGAAGTATTAGCGGAAGTGGCATCCGGCGGCCAAGATGAGATCAACCAAGCGGTTGCTGCTGCAAAAGAAGCCTTCCCTAAGTGGGCAAACACGCCAATGAAAGAGCGCGCACGCTTAATGCGCCGCTTAGGTGAGCTGATCGACGAAAACGTTCCTCAAATTGCTGAGATGGAAACTAACGATACCGGTTTACCTATCCATCAAACTAAAAACGTGTTGATCCCTCGCGCGTCACATAACTTTGAATTCTTTGCTGAAATTTGCCAGCAAATGAACGGTCGCACCTATCCGGTTGACGACAAAATGATGAACTACACCCTGATCCAGCCAGTGGGTGTGTGCGGGTTAATTTCTCCGTGGAACGTGCCATTTATGACCGCGACATGGAAAACTGCACCATGTTTAGCGCTAGGTAACACCGCGGTTCTGAAAATGTCTGAATTATCTCCACTATCTGCAAACCGTTTAGGTGAATTAGCCCTTGAAGCGGGTATCCCTGCGGGCGTACTGAACGTGGTGCAAGGTTACGGTGCTACAGCGGGTGATGCACTGGTGAAACACCATGACGTTCGCGCTGTCTCCTTCACAGGGGGCACCGCAACGGGTCGCGCCATTATGCAAAACGCGGGTCTGAAAAAATACTCAATGGAATTAGGCGGCAAATCTCCGGTTCTGATTTTTGAAGATGCCGACATTGAACGTGCAATGGATGCCGCGCTGTTCACCATTTTCTCTATCAATGGCGAGCGTTGTACTGCGGGTTCACGTATTTTTATCCAAGAAAGCATTTACCCAGAATTCGTAAAACGCTTTGCTGAGCGTGCAAATCGCCTGATCGTCGGCGACCCAACGGATCCGAAAACCCAAGTGGGCGCACTGATCAGTCAACAGCACTGGAACAAAGTGTCTGGTTATATCCGTATTGGTATGGAAGAAGGTGCAACCTTGTTAGCGGGTGGCCCAGACAAACCAACGGATCTGCCGGCTCATCTGAAAAATGGCCACTTCCTGCGCCCAACGGTTCTGGCGGATGTGGACAACAGGATGCGTGTGGCCCAAGAAGAGATCTTCGGACCCGTCGCTTGTTTGATCCCATTCAAGACCGAAAAAGATGGTCTGCGTATGGCGAACGATGTGGAGTACGGTCTGGCTTCTTATATTTGGACTCAAGATGTCAGCAAGATCCTGCGTCTTTCTCGCAATATCGAAGCCGGTATGGTGTTTGTTAACACCCAAAACGTCCGTGATTTACGCCAACCATTCGGCGGCGTAAAAGCCTCCGGCGTCGGCCGTGAAGGCGGCGAGTACAGCTTCGAAGTGTTCGCCGAAATGAAGAACGTTTGTATCTCCTACGGCGACCACAACATCCCACGCTGGGGTGTGTAA
- the hpaR gene encoding homoprotocatechuate degradation operon regulator HpaR gives MHESLTIALLQARETAMGFFRPILKSYNLTEQQWRIIRVLADNRSIDFHELSVQTCILRPSLTGILTRMEREGLIFRLKPLNDQRKLYVSLTPTGQDLYDKARQEVEEGYQKIEQAFSQEKMQQLTALLEELIALESPDYSNIMDRSKSA, from the coding sequence ATGCATGAATCATTGACAATTGCATTATTACAGGCGCGAGAGACTGCAATGGGCTTCTTTCGACCAATATTGAAATCTTATAATTTGACGGAACAGCAATGGCGTATCATTCGTGTATTAGCGGATAATCGTTCGATTGATTTTCATGAATTATCAGTGCAAACCTGTATTTTACGCCCAAGTTTGACGGGGATTTTGACTCGAATGGAGCGTGAAGGGCTTATTTTCCGTTTAAAGCCATTGAATGACCAACGTAAACTGTACGTGTCACTGACGCCAACAGGACAAGACCTGTATGACAAAGCGCGTCAGGAAGTTGAAGAGGGTTATCAAAAGATTGAACAGGCTTTCTCCCAAGAGAAAATGCAGCAATTGACGGCATTGCTGGAAGAGTTGATTGCTCTGGAAAGCCCAGATTATAGCAATATTATGGATAGAAGTAAGAGCGCATAG
- the hpaD gene encoding 3,4-dihydroxyphenylacetate 2,3-dioxygenase: protein MGKLALTAKVTHVPSMYLSELPGKNHGCRQAAIDGHKEISRRCRELGVDTIIVFDTHWLVNSAYHINCADHFKGIYTSNELPHFIRDMEYEYDGNSVLGQMIGEEARKLGVRAQAHEIPSLTLEYATLVPMRYMNSDRHFKVISISAFCTSHSFETSRKLGEAVLTAIEKYDGTVAVLASGSLSHRFIDDHRAEDGMNSYTREFDEQMDKRVVKLWREGRFAEFCKMLPEYADYCYGEGHMHDTVMLLGLLGWDKYDEKVEVLTDLFASSGTGQINAIFPLPKFITDKQAANA, encoded by the coding sequence ATGGGTAAGTTGGCATTAACGGCGAAGGTAACACACGTCCCATCAATGTACCTATCTGAACTGCCGGGCAAAAACCACGGCTGTCGCCAAGCCGCCATTGATGGGCACAAAGAAATCAGTCGTCGCTGCCGTGAACTCGGCGTCGATACCATTATCGTTTTTGACACTCACTGGCTGGTCAACAGCGCTTATCACATTAACTGTGCCGATCACTTCAAAGGCATCTATACCAGTAATGAATTGCCGCATTTTATTCGCGATATGGAATATGAATATGACGGCAACTCCGTATTGGGTCAGATGATCGGTGAAGAAGCTCGCAAGCTAGGCGTTCGCGCTCAAGCTCATGAAATTCCAAGCCTAACTCTGGAGTACGCAACGCTGGTTCCAATGCGTTATATGAACAGCGATCGCCACTTTAAAGTGATCTCCATTTCAGCATTCTGTACCTCACACAGCTTTGAAACTAGCCGTAAATTAGGTGAAGCCGTACTGACTGCGATTGAAAAATATGACGGTACCGTGGCGGTATTAGCGAGTGGCTCCCTGTCTCACCGCTTTATTGATGACCATCGTGCGGAAGACGGCATGAACAGCTATACCCGCGAATTCGATGAGCAAATGGACAAACGCGTCGTCAAACTGTGGCGTGAAGGTCGTTTCGCTGAGTTCTGCAAAATGCTGCCAGAGTACGCGGATTACTGCTATGGCGAAGGTCATATGCATGACACCGTGATGTTATTGGGTCTGCTCGGCTGGGATAAATATGATGAGAAAGTCGAAGTGTTAACTGACCTGTTCGCCAGCTCCGGAACTGGGCAAATCAACGCGATTTTCCCACTGCCAAAGTTTATTACTGATAAACAAGCTGCCAACGCATAA
- a CDS encoding 5-carboxymethyl-2-hydroxymuconate Delta-isomerase: protein MPHFYAECTDNIREEAALPELFAKVNSALAGTGIFPLGGIRSRAIWLDTWQMADGKHDYAFVHMTLKIGAGRSLEDRQKTGEMLFDLIKTHFADLMAKRYLALSFTMEELDPVLNYKQNNVHALFKS from the coding sequence ATGCCTCATTTTTATGCTGAATGCACCGACAACATTCGTGAAGAAGCCGCCCTACCCGAGCTGTTCGCTAAAGTAAACAGCGCGTTAGCTGGCACAGGAATTTTCCCGTTAGGGGGCATTCGTAGCCGCGCAATCTGGCTGGATACTTGGCAAATGGCGGATGGCAAACACGATTACGCGTTTGTGCATATGACTTTAAAAATTGGTGCAGGTCGCTCCCTTGAAGATCGCCAAAAAACCGGGGAAATGCTGTTTGATCTGATCAAAACCCATTTTGCCGATTTAATGGCAAAGCGTTACTTGGCGCTCTCTTTCACCATGGAAGAGCTCGATCCTGTTCTGAACTACAAACAGAACAATGTGCATGCCTTGTTTAAGTCATAG